Below is a window of Halolamina sp. CBA1230 DNA.
GTTGCTGAAACAGTTTGAGAACTGGTTAGTTCGACGTTTTAGTTCTCGGAAGACACGTTCGATGCTGTTCCGATTACCGTGTTTCTCGTATCTGTAATCGAGGTCATGGCGGTGGAGAGCTGCTTGCAGCCACGGTGCAGAATCGACGAGAAAGACTGCGTCATCGACGAGATGTTTCTCGCGGAGTTCAGTGAGGAACATCTCGGTGATCGCTTGATTTCTCGTCGGAGAGAGCTTGACATGCAGCAAGCGGCTCGTGTCGGTATCGACAGCAGCGTACAGCCAGAACCGTTCGTCGTTGAGTTGGATCACGGTCTCGTCAACCGCGACGTGATCCAGGTTCGCACCGTCGAGGGGCTGTAAATCGGCCTT
It encodes the following:
- a CDS encoding IS6 family transposase produces the protein MPEIARLIEGSDCFELDFLEREATPESAMKLGIRLHLAGLSLSDTVSVLDRLGVERCRTTVHNWVQKADLQPLDGANLDHVAVDETVIQLNDERFWLYAAVDTDTSRLLHVKLSPTRNQAITEMFLTELREKHLVDDAVFLVDSAPWLQAALHRHDLDYRYEKHGNRNSIERVFRELKRRTNQFSNCFSNAEADTVENWLQAFAFAWNQLI